A single region of the Hippopotamus amphibius kiboko isolate mHipAmp2 chromosome 6, mHipAmp2.hap2, whole genome shotgun sequence genome encodes:
- the SUCNR1 gene encoding succinate receptor 1, which produces MAWNETCKSWQSVEDGLEKYYLSIFYGIEFIVGILGNSAVVFGYLFCLKNWNSSNIYLFNLSISDLAFLCTLPMLMRSYAQGKWTYGNVLCISNRYVLHANLYTSILFLTFISIDRYMLMKYPFREHFLQKKAFAILISLAIWGLVTLELLPILPHINPIIDANGTICTDYASSGDPNNSLIYSLCLTFLGFLIPLFVMCFFSVKIALFLKQRRRQLATALPLEKPLTLVIMAVVIFSVIFTPYHIMRNVRIASRRATWKQTPCSKAIINSLYIMTRPLAFLNSVINPVFYFLMGDHFREMLMNKLRHHFKILTSFRR; this is translated from the exons ATG gCATGGAATGAAACTTGCAAAAGCTGGCAGTCAGTGGAGGATGGCCTGGAAAAGTACTACCTTTCCATTTTTTACGGGATTGAGTTTATTGTGGGAATCCTTGGGAATAGTGCTGTTGTTTTTGGCTACCTCTTCTGCCTGAAGAACTGGAACAGCAGTAACATCTATCTCTTTAACCTCTCTATCTCTGACTTGGCTTTTTTGTGTACCCTCCCCATGCTGATGAGAAGTTATGCCCAGGGAAAATGGACATACGGGAACGTGCTCTGCATAAGCAACCGATATGTACTTCATGCCAACCTCTATACCAGCATTCTTTTCCTCACTTTTATCAGCATTGATCGATACATGCTCATGAAGTATCCTTTCCGGGAACACTTCCTGCAAAAGAAAGCGTTTGCTATTTTAATCTCTTTGGCCATTTGGGGTTTAGTAACCTTAGAGCTCCTGCCCATACTTCCTCATATAAATCCTATTATAGATGCCAATGGTACCATCTGTACAGATTATGCAAGCTCTGGGGATCCCAACAACAGCCTCATTTATAGCCTGTGTCTAACCTTCTTGGGGTTCCTCATTCCTCTTTTTGTGATGTGCTTCTTTTCTGTCAAGATTGCTCTCTTCCTAAAGCAGAGGAGAAGGCAGCTTGCTACTGCTTTGCCCCTTGAGAAGCCTCTCACCTTAGTCATCATGGCTGTTGTGATCTTCTCTGTGATTTTTACTCCCTACCACATCATGCGAAATGTGAGGATTGCCTCACGTCGGGCCACCTGGAAGCAGACCCCATGCAGTAAAGCCATCATCAACTCCCTGTACATCATGACTCGGCCGTTGGCCTTTCTGAACAGTGTCATCAACCCTGTCTTCTACTTCCTTATGGGAGACCACTTCAGGGAGATGTTGATGAACAAACTGAGGCATCACTTCAAGATCCTTACCTCCTTCAGAAGATGA